A DNA window from Vigna radiata var. radiata cultivar VC1973A unplaced genomic scaffold, Vradiata_ver6 scaffold_171, whole genome shotgun sequence contains the following coding sequences:
- the LOC106780274 gene encoding lysine histidine transporter 1, whose product MVGAGVLSLPYAMSELGWGPGVTVLVLSWIITLYTLWQMVEMHEMVPGKRFDRYHELGQYAFGEKLGLYIVVPQQLVVEIGVNIVYMVTGGKSLQKFHDTVCHDCKKIKLTFFIMIFASVHFVLSHLPNFNSISGVSLAAAVMSLSYSTIAWTASANKGVQEDVQYGYKAKSTSEGVFNFFSGLGDVAFAYAGHNVVLEIQATIPSTPERPSKGPMWKGVIIAYIVVALCYFPVALIGYWMFGNGVEDNILISLEKPKWLIAMANMFVVIHVIGSYQIYAMPVFDMIETVLVKKLNFKPSRMLRFIVRNSYVAFTMFVGIMFPFFGGLLGFFGGFAFAPTTYFLPCVMWLAIYKPKRFGLSWWCNWICIVFGVFLMILSPIGGLRSIIISAKNYKFFS is encoded by the exons ATGGTTGGGGCTGGTGTTCTTAGTCTCCCCTATGCCATGTCTGAGCTAGGATG GGGTCCTGGTGTAACTGTACTTGTTCTGTCATGGATCATCACCCTTTACACTCTATGGCAAATGGTTGAGATGCATGAAATGGTTCCTGGCAAACGTTTTGACAGATACCATGAACTAGGGCAGTATGCCTTTGGGGAAAAGCTAGGACTTTATATTGTGGTGCCTCAACAGCTTGTGGTTGAAATTGGGGTGAACATTGTCTATATGGTCACTGGGGGAAAATCCTTGCAGAAATTCCATGACACTGTCTGTCATGACTGCAAAAAGATCAAGTTGACCTTCTTCATTATGATCTTTGCATCTGTTCACTTTGTATTGTCTCACTTGCCTAACTTCAACTCCATTTCTGGTGTATCATTGGCAGCAGCAGTTATGTCCTTGAG TTACTCTACCATTGCTTGGACAGCTTCTGCTAACAAGGGTGTTCAAGAAGATGTACAATATGGTTACAAAGCTAAAAGTACATCAGAAGGAGTCTTTAACTTCTTTAGTGGCCTTGGAGATGTTGCTTTTGCCTATGCTGGACACAATGTGGTGTTGGAAATCCAAGCAACAATTCCATCTACTCCAGAGAGACCATCCAAGGGTCCTATGTGGAAAGGAGTGATTATTGCTTACATTGTTGTGGCTCTGTGCTACTTCCCAGTTGCCCTTATTGGTTACTGGATGTTTGGAAATGGGGTTGAAGACAACATTCTCATCAGTCTAGAGAAACCAAAATGGCTTATTGCAATGGCCAACATGTTTGTTGTCATACATGTTATTGGAAGTTATCAG ATTTATGCAATGCCAGTGTTTGACATGATCGAAACAGTGTTGGTGAAGAAGTTGAACTTCAAACCCAGTCGAATGCTTCGTTTTATTGTACGCAATTCGTATGTGG CATTCACAATGTTCGTTGGTATTATGTTCCCATTCTTTGGTGGTCTTTTAGGATTTTTTGGAGGATTTGCTTTTGCACCAACAACATATTTT CTCCCTTGTGTCATGTGGCTTGCAATCTACAAACCAAAGAGATTCGGCTTGTCTTGGTGGTGCAACTGG ATATGCATTGTGTTTGGGGTTTTCTTGATGATTCTATCTCCAATTGGAGGATTGAGGTCTATCATAATCAGTGCCAAGAACTACAAGTTTTTCTCATAA